A stretch of the Flavobacterium aquiphilum genome encodes the following:
- a CDS encoding polysaccharide biosynthesis/export family protein: MSKRFLLIFLFISLLFTSCIPVKDLVYLQKKDNSSPDPVSMVESKPYRLQTHDVLSINIKASDPKLVAIFNPTTNGTSNEHSESGLYFDGFTVDDHGNIRIPVLGEMNVLGFTLEEVRIKIEKQLLADYFKDNASIFVVVKLAGFRYTINGEVGSAGTKTLFQEKVNVMQAIANAGDITTTGDRKAVTIIRQTPNGTEMKNLDLTDIKVMNSPYYFLQPNDYIYVKPLKQKTWGTGSTGLQSLTTLITLFSLLTSVFLLVKN, translated from the coding sequence ATGAGCAAACGTTTTCTTCTTATTTTTTTATTTATCAGTTTGTTATTTACATCCTGTATTCCTGTAAAAGATTTGGTTTATCTTCAAAAAAAAGATAATTCTTCTCCTGATCCGGTTTCGATGGTAGAGTCAAAACCGTATCGTTTGCAAACTCATGATGTGTTGAGTATTAATATAAAAGCTTCAGATCCAAAACTTGTAGCAATTTTTAACCCAACAACAAATGGCACCTCAAACGAGCATTCGGAGTCTGGTTTGTATTTTGACGGGTTCACAGTTGACGACCACGGGAATATTCGAATTCCTGTTTTAGGAGAAATGAATGTTTTGGGATTTACTTTGGAAGAAGTTCGAATTAAAATTGAAAAGCAATTATTGGCCGACTATTTTAAAGATAATGCGAGTATTTTTGTGGTAGTAAAATTAGCCGGTTTTCGATATACAATAAATGGGGAAGTAGGAAGTGCCGGTACTAAAACTTTGTTTCAGGAAAAAGTAAATGTGATGCAAGCTATTGCCAATGCGGGTGACATAACAACTACCGGAGATAGAAAAGCTGTGACCATTATAAGACAGACCCCTAATGGAACCGAGATGAAAAATTTGGATCTGACTGATATCAAAGTAATGAATTCACCCTATTATTTTTTACAGCCAAACGATTATATCTATGTAAAACCACTGAAGCAAAAAACATGGGGAACAGGAAGTACTGGACTTCAGTCTTTGACAACACTTATTACATTGTTTTCATTATTGACTTCAGTTTTTTTGTTGGTTAAAAATTAA
- a CDS encoding nucleotide sugar dehydrogenase — protein sequence MNTDIRIAVIGLGYVGLPLARLFATQFPVVGFDINEARVQELQSGIDSTLEVDDETLQKVLVSSPTGQKGLYCTSHVADIANCNYYIVTVPTPVDKNNRPNLVPLYKSSETVGSVLKKGDIVIYESTVYPGVTEEECVPVLEKVSGLQFNVDFFAGYSPERINPGDKEHTVEKILKITSGSTPEIGQKVNALYQSVITAGTHLASSIKVAEAAKVIENSQRDINIAFVNELAKIFNILDIDTTAVLKAAGTKWNFLPFKPGLVGGHCIGVDPYYLAQKAQEKGYHPEIILAGRRLNDSMGEYVASQVVKLMIKKGVTINGANLLLLGITFKENCPDVRNTKIVDVVKALEDYGIQVTIFDPWANPAEVKHEYGLTMINEVPNATFDAVVLGVAHTEFKDLDIHSLRKAPSVLYDVKGVLGNGVDGRL from the coding sequence TTGAATACAGACATAAGAATTGCGGTGATTGGTTTGGGATATGTTGGTTTGCCTTTGGCCCGATTGTTTGCTACCCAATTTCCTGTGGTAGGATTTGATATCAATGAAGCAAGGGTTCAGGAGTTACAGTCCGGTATAGACAGTACCCTCGAGGTGGACGATGAAACTTTGCAAAAAGTATTGGTTTCAAGTCCAACTGGTCAAAAAGGGTTATATTGTACTTCACATGTAGCCGATATTGCCAATTGCAATTACTATATTGTTACCGTCCCGACTCCAGTGGACAAAAATAATCGTCCTAATTTAGTACCACTTTATAAATCCAGTGAAACTGTTGGTTCGGTTTTGAAAAAAGGGGACATCGTTATCTATGAATCGACCGTATATCCGGGAGTAACAGAAGAAGAATGTGTGCCTGTTTTGGAAAAAGTTTCTGGTTTGCAATTTAATGTTGATTTTTTTGCCGGATACTCGCCGGAACGAATCAATCCAGGTGATAAAGAGCATACTGTTGAAAAAATCTTAAAAATCACTTCGGGATCTACGCCTGAAATTGGACAAAAAGTGAATGCGCTTTATCAATCGGTCATCACAGCGGGAACTCATCTTGCCTCTTCTATAAAAGTGGCTGAAGCCGCTAAAGTAATCGAAAATTCTCAACGGGATATCAATATCGCTTTTGTCAACGAATTGGCCAAAATCTTTAATATTCTGGATATTGATACTACTGCTGTTTTAAAGGCAGCCGGAACTAAATGGAATTTTCTGCCTTTTAAACCAGGTTTGGTTGGGGGGCATTGTATAGGTGTTGATCCTTATTATCTGGCACAAAAAGCTCAGGAAAAAGGGTATCACCCCGAAATAATATTGGCTGGTCGTCGGTTGAATGACAGTATGGGAGAATATGTGGCTTCGCAGGTAGTGAAATTAATGATTAAAAAAGGAGTAACTATTAATGGAGCCAATTTGTTACTATTAGGGATTACTTTTAAGGAAAATTGCCCTGATGTCCGGAATACGAAAATCGTGGATGTAGTAAAGGCGTTGGAAGACTACGGGATTCAGGTTACGATTTTCGATCCTTGGGCTAATCCAGCCGAAGTGAAACATGAATATGGTTTGACAATGATTAATGAGGTACCAAATGCAACTTTTGATGCGGTTGTCCTTGGTGTTGCCCATACTGAATTTAAAGATTTAGATATTCATTCGTTGAGAAAAGCACCTAGCGTGTTGTATGATGTGAAAGGGGTTTTGGGTAATGGTGTTGATGGGAGATTGTGA
- a CDS encoding polysaccharide biosynthesis tyrosine autokinase produces the protein MLDIKDFAVFDNHSAFDFKGFLIKILSYWKWFLLSVIITFVIAYQVNIRKEKIYAIETLISVKEETNPLFTSSTNLVFNWGGASDQMQTISTTLQSRSHNELVVDKLQFYIDYLVQGEYNLLDAYGAVPFHIEIDKKQGQLIGNLIKIKFITENEYEIRIPFEGTSVSVIHYSDNSYGNTSVVEGEFVQRYKVGKKVSLPFLNWKLQINDNPGLYKGNEYFVRFNDFDGTVSNYRNVNVKLDDRGSSIITLGMQGTNKARMVEYLNATVNMLIKRQLDSKNQFATNTINFIDSTLVAMESQLKQTGDELKSFRKGKNIYDVEGGGATKYSDKILDFDVEKDAINRKLAYYNSLKSYLKNSVDYSKLPAPSVAGIEDPNIVVNVSKLIALSTQRSEMAYAVKSEKIFRDFDNQMEAIKNVLLENIVTAKSSLEYDLAMVQSKVNQAESKIKSLPDDQQELIKIKRKYDLNDNIYSTFLQKRSEADIVKAANLSDIHFIDPAKDIGGGLIGPKTGVNYILALFLGLLIPLLIIVVLYFINNTIQNPDDITKLTSIPVIGIVGVNMDHNNLAVFEKPKSALSESFRAIRSSLQFLYKKNNVAGAKTLMITSSVSGEGKTFCSINIATVFALSGKKTVIVGMDLRKPKLFDEFNLSNSAGVVNYLIKDKKLEEIVNHTSVPFLDVIFSGPIPPNPSELILSDGMKDLMDELKANYDYIILDTPPVGLVADSLELTQYCDVNLYIVRQNFTKKGMITLLNNRISREELQNTSIILNGFENKAKYGGGYGYGYGYGNGNYSNGYHDVEKKKSFVEKIIAKKK, from the coding sequence ATGTTAGATATTAAAGATTTTGCGGTTTTTGACAATCATTCTGCTTTTGATTTTAAAGGGTTTTTAATAAAGATATTGAGTTATTGGAAATGGTTTTTACTATCTGTGATCATCACATTTGTAATTGCATACCAGGTTAATATCCGAAAAGAAAAAATTTATGCGATCGAAACCTTAATTTCCGTTAAGGAGGAGACCAATCCACTTTTCACATCAAGTACCAATTTGGTTTTTAATTGGGGGGGAGCTTCGGATCAAATGCAGACCATCTCCACTACATTGCAATCCCGTTCTCACAATGAGTTAGTAGTTGATAAATTGCAATTTTATATCGATTATTTGGTTCAAGGCGAATATAATCTTTTGGATGCTTATGGAGCTGTTCCGTTTCATATCGAAATCGATAAGAAACAAGGACAATTGATTGGAAACCTGATCAAGATTAAATTTATTACTGAAAATGAATATGAAATACGAATTCCATTTGAGGGAACCTCTGTTTCTGTCATTCATTATTCTGATAATAGTTATGGCAACACTTCGGTTGTGGAAGGGGAATTTGTGCAACGATATAAAGTTGGTAAAAAAGTGTCTTTGCCTTTTTTGAATTGGAAATTACAAATCAACGACAATCCGGGTTTATATAAAGGGAATGAATACTTTGTGCGATTTAATGATTTTGATGGTACAGTATCGAATTATAGGAATGTAAATGTCAAACTTGATGATCGAGGGAGCTCAATTATTACTTTGGGAATGCAAGGTACTAATAAAGCCCGCATGGTTGAATATCTGAATGCGACTGTAAATATGTTGATAAAAAGGCAGTTGGATAGTAAAAACCAATTTGCAACCAATACGATTAATTTTATTGACAGTACGCTTGTTGCAATGGAGTCTCAACTCAAGCAAACAGGTGATGAGTTGAAATCTTTTAGAAAAGGTAAAAATATTTATGATGTTGAAGGTGGTGGTGCAACCAAATATTCTGATAAAATCTTAGATTTTGATGTAGAAAAGGATGCTATAAATCGTAAACTAGCCTATTATAATTCGTTAAAATCGTATTTAAAAAATAGTGTAGATTATTCAAAACTACCGGCACCATCGGTAGCAGGAATTGAGGATCCTAATATTGTTGTCAATGTGTCTAAATTAATTGCACTTTCTACTCAACGGTCGGAGATGGCTTATGCGGTAAAAAGTGAAAAGATATTCAGAGATTTTGACAATCAGATGGAAGCAATCAAGAATGTCTTGCTTGAAAATATTGTTACTGCCAAATCCTCTTTGGAATATGATTTGGCAATGGTGCAAAGTAAAGTCAATCAAGCAGAAAGCAAAATAAAAAGTCTTCCGGATGACCAGCAGGAATTAATAAAAATAAAAAGAAAATATGATTTAAACGATAATATCTACAGTACTTTTCTTCAAAAAAGAAGTGAAGCCGATATTGTCAAAGCGGCCAATCTTTCGGATATTCATTTTATTGATCCGGCCAAAGATATTGGCGGAGGGCTTATTGGCCCCAAGACAGGTGTGAATTATATTTTGGCTCTTTTTCTAGGATTGTTGATTCCTTTGTTGATTATCGTCGTTCTTTATTTTATTAATAATACCATTCAAAATCCAGATGATATTACTAAGCTGACAAGCATTCCTGTTATTGGCATTGTTGGTGTAAATATGGATCATAATAATTTGGCAGTATTTGAAAAGCCAAAATCAGCATTGTCAGAATCTTTTAGAGCGATTCGTTCTTCGTTGCAATTTTTGTATAAAAAGAATAATGTAGCGGGTGCCAAAACATTAATGATAACCTCTTCGGTGAGTGGTGAAGGAAAAACATTTTGTTCCATAAATATCGCTACGGTTTTTGCTTTAAGCGGAAAAAAGACTGTAATCGTTGGGATGGATTTGCGAAAACCCAAGCTGTTTGATGAATTTAATTTGTCTAATTCTGCAGGTGTTGTTAATTATTTGATTAAAGACAAAAAATTGGAGGAAATTGTCAATCATACATCAGTACCTTTTTTGGACGTTATATTTTCCGGACCAATACCTCCAAATCCATCTGAATTGATATTAAGTGATGGAATGAAGGACTTGATGGATGAACTGAAAGCCAATTACGATTATATCATTTTAGATACCCCTCCAGTAGGCTTGGTTGCCGATTCATTGGAGTTGACTCAATATTGTGATGTTAACTTATATATCGTAAGGCAAAATTTCACTAAAAAAGGAATGATAACATTGCTGAACAACAGGATAAGTCGTGAGGAACTTCAGAATACCAGTATTATTTTGAATGGTTTTGAAAATAAAGCAAAATATGGTGGAGGATATGGTTATGGCTATGGTTACGGAAACGGTAATTATTCCAATGGATATCATGATGTAGAAAAGAAAAAAAGCTTTGTTGAGAAAATAATAGCAAAAAAGAAGTAG
- a CDS encoding UDP-glucose 6-dehydrogenase, which translates to MEITKICCIGAGYVGGPTMAVIAQKCPQIQVTVVDLNVERILAWNDENTDNIPIYEPGLSEIVAEARGRNLFFSTEVDKAIDEAQIIFISVNTPTKTYGKGKGMAADLKYIELCARQIARVAKNDKIVVEKSTLPVRTAEAIKSILDSTGNGVQFQILSNPEFLAEGTAVQDLLDPDRILIGGDTSVQGQEAIQALVDVYSNWVSPEKILTTNVWSSELSKLTANAFLAQRISSINAMSELCEKTGADVNEVAKAIGMDSRIGPKFLKASVGFGGSCFQKDILNLVYIAKSYGLNEVADYWEQVIIMNDHQKRRFSNKIVQTLYNTVADKKIAFLGWAFKKDTNDTRESAAIYVADDLINEQAKIVVYDPKVSRNKILADLDYLETRTSEKNANSVITFDDPYSSCEKAHAVAILTEWDEFVQYDWQKIYDNMQKPAFIFDGRNILNKAELEKIGFVYQGIGA; encoded by the coding sequence ATGGAAATTACAAAAATTTGTTGCATCGGAGCGGGATATGTGGGGGGACCAACCATGGCCGTAATAGCACAAAAATGTCCTCAAATTCAAGTTACGGTAGTCGATTTGAATGTGGAAAGAATCTTGGCTTGGAATGATGAAAATACCGATAATATTCCAATTTATGAGCCGGGATTATCTGAAATTGTTGCCGAAGCCAGAGGAAGAAACCTGTTTTTTTCAACTGAAGTAGATAAGGCAATTGATGAAGCCCAAATCATTTTTATATCGGTAAATACGCCAACTAAAACCTATGGAAAAGGAAAAGGGATGGCTGCCGATTTAAAATATATTGAATTGTGTGCCAGGCAGATTGCAAGAGTGGCAAAAAATGATAAGATTGTTGTTGAAAAATCTACTTTGCCGGTGCGTACCGCCGAGGCAATTAAAAGTATCCTTGATTCTACAGGGAATGGAGTACAATTCCAAATTCTTTCCAATCCGGAATTTTTGGCCGAAGGTACCGCGGTTCAGGATTTATTGGATCCAGATCGTATTTTAATTGGCGGTGATACTTCGGTTCAAGGACAAGAAGCGATTCAAGCCTTGGTTGATGTGTATTCGAATTGGGTGAGTCCGGAAAAGATTTTAACTACCAATGTTTGGTCTTCTGAGTTGTCTAAGCTTACTGCGAATGCTTTTTTGGCACAAAGGATATCATCAATCAATGCAATGTCGGAGCTTTGTGAAAAAACGGGAGCCGATGTGAATGAGGTTGCCAAAGCGATAGGGATGGATAGTCGTATTGGTCCTAAATTCCTAAAAGCATCTGTAGGATTTGGAGGTTCTTGTTTTCAAAAAGACATATTGAATTTGGTTTATATTGCTAAATCATACGGATTGAATGAAGTGGCCGATTATTGGGAGCAGGTAATTATAATGAATGACCATCAAAAGCGTCGTTTTTCAAATAAAATCGTGCAAACACTTTATAACACTGTTGCCGATAAAAAAATTGCGTTTTTGGGTTGGGCTTTCAAAAAGGATACTAATGATACCCGTGAATCTGCAGCTATTTACGTAGCTGATGATTTGATTAATGAGCAAGCAAAAATTGTGGTTTATGATCCAAAAGTATCCAGAAATAAAATCCTTGCCGATTTGGATTATCTTGAAACAAGAACTTCAGAGAAAAATGCAAATAGTGTCATCACTTTTGATGATCCATATTCCTCCTGTGAAAAAGCGCATGCTGTCGCTATACTTACTGAGTGGGATGAGTTCGTTCAATATGATTGGCAAAAAATATATGATAATATGCAAAAACCGGCTTTTATTTTTGACGGAAGAAATATCCTGAATAAAGCGGAATTAGAAAAAATAGGGTTTGTTTATCAAGGTATTGGGGCTTGA
- the rfbB gene encoding dTDP-glucose 4,6-dehydratase, with amino-acid sequence MKKILITGGAGFIGSHVVRRFVTKYPNYKIFNLDALTYAGNLENIRDIENEPNYIFVKGDITDESFINGLFEGQQFDGVIHLAAESHVDRSIEDPLAFVKTNVIGTMNLLNAAKKQWSGNFEGKRFYHVSTDEVYGSLGAEGLFTETTPYDPNSPYSASKASSDHFVRAYGETYGLPYVITNCSNNYGPNHFPEKLIPLFINNIINNKPLPVYGDGNYTRDWLFVKDHALAIDLVFHEGKNHETYNIGGFNEWKNIDLVKVLCQIMDQKLGRAAGESAQLITYVKDRPGHDLRYAIDASKINTQLGWKPSVTFEEGLEITIDWYLNNQDWLNNVTSGEYASYYEKQYS; translated from the coding sequence ATGAAAAAGATACTAATTACAGGAGGGGCGGGATTTATCGGGTCGCATGTTGTTAGGCGATTTGTTACTAAATATCCTAATTACAAAATTTTTAATTTGGATGCTTTGACTTATGCCGGGAATTTGGAAAATATAAGGGATATTGAAAATGAACCGAATTATATTTTTGTAAAAGGAGATATTACTGATGAAAGTTTTATAAATGGTTTGTTTGAGGGGCAACAGTTTGACGGAGTGATCCATTTGGCTGCTGAGTCACATGTGGATCGATCTATAGAAGATCCGTTGGCATTTGTAAAAACCAATGTGATTGGGACTATGAACTTGTTGAATGCTGCCAAAAAACAATGGTCAGGAAATTTTGAAGGAAAACGTTTTTACCATGTGAGTACTGACGAAGTTTATGGTTCGCTGGGAGCTGAAGGATTGTTTACAGAGACCACTCCTTATGATCCAAATTCTCCTTATTCAGCTTCGAAAGCGAGTTCGGATCACTTTGTAAGAGCATATGGGGAGACCTATGGATTGCCTTATGTAATTACCAATTGTTCCAATAATTACGGACCCAATCATTTTCCGGAGAAATTGATTCCGTTGTTTATCAATAATATTATCAATAACAAACCATTACCGGTTTACGGAGATGGAAATTATACGAGAGATTGGCTGTTTGTGAAAGATCATGCTTTGGCTATTGATTTGGTTTTTCATGAGGGAAAAAATCATGAGACCTATAATATTGGTGGATTTAATGAATGGAAAAATATTGATTTGGTAAAGGTATTGTGCCAAATTATGGACCAGAAGTTAGGTAGAGCTGCCGGTGAATCTGCTCAATTGATTACTTATGTAAAAGACAGACCTGGTCATGATTTGCGTTATGCGATTGATGCTTCAAAAATTAACACGCAATTGGGGTGGAAGCCTTCTGTAACTTTTGAAGAAGGACTGGAGATAACTATCGACTGGTATTTGAATAATCAGGATTGGTTGAATAATGTGACTTCGGGGGAGTATGCTAGTTATTATGAGAAGCAGTATTCTTAA
- a CDS encoding capsule assembly Wzi family protein, whose translation MKLHFAIVFTILTFFSLKAQNITVGSVDMIEQRSRNEQLLGNANPLVSYTLRPLAVDLVDSTQTRSSGKVNIKVLPITLTQQYNAFVPYGWNDGLMIPAKGFQSFLTAGLFAEYGILSVQIKPENVYAANPNYDIFPLTESNVARFANISYLNTTDLPAPFGDKAYHKLSWGQSNIKLNIKQFSVGLSTENLWWGPGTRNSLVMSNNAPGFLHFTLNTRKPVETFIGSFEGQIISGKLEGSGLHSPKSQFIIDGVDYEIPKSGDWRYINGLSINYHPKWVPGLFVGLNRSIQVYREDMGHSFSDYMPIFAPFQKKNVPEEDAKNRDQLASLFFRWVMKESKFEFYGESGWNDHSATIWDFFDSPEHSRAYLFGFNKLFMLNKTKNQYLKVSFETTHLEQSADRLVRPAGAWYQHGLVLHGYTNKGQVLGAGIGPGSNLQSLDFSVWEKDLVWGVQVERYAHNMDFYYDAYTDYNHKWVDLGVNTYAYKKYRNLGVQAKLNFAQLRNFQYQYEDNKFNMQFQVSLQYQL comes from the coding sequence ATGAAACTACATTTTGCAATCGTATTTACGATACTGACGTTCTTCTCTTTAAAAGCACAAAATATTACTGTTGGATCTGTCGATATGATAGAGCAAAGAAGCAGAAACGAACAGTTGCTTGGTAATGCCAATCCACTTGTTTCTTATACCTTGCGTCCGTTAGCTGTAGATCTAGTTGATTCAACACAAACAAGATCAAGTGGAAAAGTGAATATCAAAGTACTTCCTATAACCTTAACCCAACAGTACAACGCTTTTGTGCCTTATGGTTGGAATGATGGTTTGATGATTCCTGCCAAAGGTTTTCAATCCTTTTTAACGGCAGGGTTGTTTGCCGAGTATGGCATTTTGAGTGTGCAAATAAAACCCGAAAATGTATATGCTGCAAATCCAAATTATGATATTTTTCCTTTGACGGAGTCAAATGTAGCTAGATTTGCAAATATTTCCTATTTGAATACTACTGACCTGCCAGCTCCGTTTGGGGACAAGGCTTACCATAAATTGAGTTGGGGTCAAAGTAATATAAAATTAAATATTAAACAATTTTCTGTTGGCCTATCTACCGAAAATTTGTGGTGGGGTCCGGGAACCAGAAATTCATTGGTTATGAGCAATAACGCTCCGGGGTTTTTACATTTTACTTTGAACACCAGAAAGCCTGTGGAGACTTTTATCGGGAGTTTTGAAGGGCAAATCATCTCCGGAAAACTAGAAGGTTCGGGATTACATAGTCCAAAATCGCAATTCATCATTGATGGTGTTGATTACGAAATTCCTAAAAGTGGAGATTGGCGTTATATCAACGGTCTTTCTATAAATTATCACCCTAAATGGGTTCCCGGTTTGTTTGTTGGATTGAATCGTTCCATACAAGTTTATCGTGAAGATATGGGGCATAGTTTTTCAGACTATATGCCAATTTTTGCCCCATTTCAGAAAAAAAATGTGCCTGAAGAAGATGCTAAGAACAGGGATCAATTGGCTTCGCTGTTTTTTAGATGGGTTATGAAGGAATCTAAATTTGAATTTTATGGAGAAAGCGGTTGGAACGACCATTCTGCAACTATTTGGGACTTTTTTGATTCTCCTGAACATTCCAGAGCTTATCTTTTTGGGTTCAATAAGTTATTTATGCTTAACAAAACCAAAAATCAATATTTAAAAGTAAGTTTTGAAACCACACATTTGGAACAAAGCGCTGATCGTCTAGTAAGACCAGCCGGAGCATGGTATCAACACGGACTTGTTCTTCATGGGTACACCAATAAAGGGCAGGTGCTTGGAGCGGGAATCGGTCCGGGAAGTAATTTACAAAGCTTGGATTTTAGTGTTTGGGAAAAAGATTTGGTTTGGGGAGTACAAGTTGAGCGATATGCCCACAATATGGATTTTTATTACGACGCTTATACAGACTATAATCATAAATGGGTTGATCTGGGTGTAAATACATATGCTTATAAAAAGTATAGGAATTTGGGTGTTCAGGCAAAACTTAATTTTGCGCAATTAAGAAACTTTCAGTATCAATACGAGGATAATAAATTCAATATGCAGTTTCAGGTTTCGTTGCAGTATCAGCTTTAG
- a CDS encoding four helix bundle protein translates to MKSYKDLEIYKKGLSLFFETHKMSLLLPKYEMYELGSQLRRASDSVITNIVEGYGRKRYKADFIRFLVFSHSSNLETINHLEKITVLYPEHFGVVSRLVSEYDVLGAQIYKFLLYIEKNWNEFD, encoded by the coding sequence ATGAAGAGCTACAAAGATTTGGAGATTTATAAAAAAGGATTGAGTTTGTTTTTTGAAACCCATAAAATGTCCTTGCTGTTACCAAAATATGAAATGTATGAATTGGGAAGTCAGTTAAGAAGAGCTTCGGATTCTGTAATTACAAATATTGTGGAGGGATATGGACGAAAAAGATATAAGGCTGACTTTATACGTTTTTTGGTTTTTTCTCATAGTAGTAATTTGGAAACCATTAATCATTTAGAGAAAATTACAGTTTTGTATCCAGAACATTTCGGAGTAGTTTCTAGATTAGTTTCAGAATATGATGTATTAGGTGCTCAGATCTATAAGTTCTTATTGTATATAGAGAAAAATTGGAATGAGTTTGATTAA
- the recR gene encoding recombination mediator RecR: protein MEFSSKLIEKAVNEMSQLPGIGKRTALRLVLHILKQPKEQASFLAQALVTMREEIKYCNSCHNISDSEVCEICSNSARNHQIICVVEDIRDVMAIENTGQFRGIYHVLGGKISPIDGVGPSQLTINTLVEKVKLGKVKEIIFALSSTMEGDTTNFYIYKQIADLPIVVSTIARGIAVGDELEYADEVTLGRSILQRVPFEKSLKTN from the coding sequence AAGCAGTTAATGAGATGTCTCAATTGCCAGGAATAGGTAAAAGAACAGCTTTGCGACTGGTTTTGCATATTTTAAAGCAGCCCAAGGAGCAGGCTTCTTTTTTGGCTCAAGCATTGGTGACGATGCGGGAAGAAATCAAATATTGTAATAGCTGTCATAATATTTCGGATAGTGAAGTTTGTGAAATTTGTTCTAATTCTGCCAGAAATCATCAAATCATTTGTGTTGTTGAGGATATTCGAGATGTAATGGCTATCGAAAATACGGGTCAATTTAGAGGGATTTATCATGTTTTGGGAGGGAAAATATCTCCCATCGACGGAGTAGGCCCCAGTCAACTTACCATTAACACATTGGTTGAAAAAGTGAAATTGGGGAAAGTCAAAGAGATAATATTTGCCTTAAGCTCAACAATGGAAGGAGATACGACCAATTTTTATATCTATAAACAAATTGCTGATTTACCAATTGTAGTTTCAACAATAGCGAGAGGAATTGCAGTTGGGGACGAATTGGAATATGCAGATGAAGTAACTCTCGGTCGAAGTATTTTGCAAAGAGTACCTTTTGAAAAATCATTAAAAACAAATTAA
- a CDS encoding SDR family oxidoreductase, translating into MAENSKKKILITGGAGFIGSNLCEYFLSKEYQVVCLDNFSTGHRHNLKDFIDNKDFVLIEGDIRSLETCQKAIEGVDYVLHQAALGSVPRSINDPITTNDVNVSGFLNMLVASRDANVKRFVYAASSSTYGDSEGLPKVENVIGKPLSPYAITKYVNELYAEIFSRTYGLETIGLRYFNVFGRKQDPNGAYAAVIPKFVMQLMKHESPKINGNGNYSRDFTYIDNVIQMNELAMTTENPEAVNTVYNTAYGDRNTLNDLVGYLKTFLSEYDSKIAGVPIEYGPNRAGDIPHSLASIDKATAILGYNPQFSLQEGLKEAVNWYWNNLR; encoded by the coding sequence ATGGCAGAAAATAGTAAAAAGAAGATACTAATTACGGGAGGAGCTGGATTTATTGGCTCTAATTTATGCGAGTATTTTTTATCCAAAGAATATCAGGTAGTTTGTTTGGATAACTTTTCTACAGGTCATCGACATAATTTAAAGGATTTTATTGATAATAAAGATTTCGTTTTAATAGAAGGGGACATCAGAAGTTTGGAAACCTGTCAAAAGGCTATTGAAGGTGTTGATTATGTGTTGCATCAGGCAGCATTGGGTTCAGTACCCAGATCAATTAATGATCCCATTACAACCAATGATGTCAATGTTTCCGGTTTTTTGAACATGTTGGTAGCTTCGCGCGATGCTAATGTGAAACGTTTTGTATATGCAGCCAGTTCTTCGACTTATGGGGATTCTGAGGGATTGCCTAAAGTTGAAAATGTGATAGGGAAACCACTTTCTCCGTATGCAATCACAAAATATGTAAATGAATTGTATGCTGAGATTTTCAGCAGAACTTACGGACTGGAAACTATTGGTTTGCGCTATTTCAATGTGTTTGGAAGAAAGCAGGATCCCAATGGGGCATATGCTGCTGTTATTCCAAAGTTTGTGATGCAATTGATGAAGCATGAAAGTCCAAAAATAAACGGGAATGGGAATTATTCCCGGGATTTCACCTATATTGATAATGTGATTCAGATGAATGAATTGGCAATGACAACGGAGAATCCGGAAGCAGTTAACACGGTTTATAATACTGCTTATGGTGACAGAAATACATTGAATGATTTGGTCGGATATTTAAAAACTTTTTTATCTGAATATGATTCAAAAATTGCAGGAGTGCCTATCGAATATGGACCTAACAGAGCTGGGGATATTCCGCATTCGTTGGCTAGTATTGATAAAGCTACAGCTATTCTAGGGTATAACCCTCAGTTTTCTTTGCAGGAAGGACTGAAAGAAGCAGTAAATTGGTATTGGAATAATTTAAGATAA